A region from the Longimicrobiaceae bacterium genome encodes:
- a CDS encoding peptidoglycan DD-metalloendopeptidase family protein, with protein sequence MVVRAAIVVAFGVVIPGVARAQQQPGRPATAQQEISESQRRLQEIREERAQLREELQQIRGQVHDASAEVAIIRRQVGASASVINELGIQLAAKQAQIDSTTRELIATQDRLAERRALLQRRLRDIYKRGPLQAVQVLLAAESFADFLNRYKYLTLVARHDHNLVREVDQLRYQLTLRDTELKRALSDIEYLRNEREQEHAQLQGLAQDHVGNLNDLRLTERSTVQHAQELAADERRLTSLISTLERRRVDGERAAAAARARVAASPTAPPAVRAAAAAPPPVASSLTPSDVGNLGWPVGGRVLYRFGRAPQTNGTVLRYNGVGIAAPAGTAVRAVESGTVVMAGAFEGYGPTVVVSHGGGYYSLYLYLRDVSVRQGVQVARGQVVGSVGGASTPQGSHIEFQIRSPGGQAVDPLTWLRSGGG encoded by the coding sequence ATGGTCGTCCGCGCCGCTATCGTCGTGGCGTTCGGTGTCGTGATTCCGGGCGTGGCGCGGGCCCAGCAGCAGCCGGGGCGGCCCGCCACGGCGCAGCAGGAGATCAGCGAGAGCCAGCGGCGCTTGCAGGAGATCCGCGAGGAGCGGGCGCAGCTGCGCGAGGAGCTTCAGCAGATTCGCGGGCAGGTGCACGACGCGTCTGCCGAGGTGGCGATCATCCGGCGGCAGGTGGGCGCGTCGGCCAGCGTGATCAACGAGCTGGGGATCCAGCTCGCGGCCAAGCAGGCGCAGATCGACTCCACCACGCGCGAGCTGATCGCTACGCAGGACCGGCTGGCGGAGCGGCGGGCGCTGCTCCAGCGGCGCCTGCGCGACATCTACAAGCGCGGCCCGCTCCAGGCGGTGCAGGTGCTGCTGGCGGCGGAGAGCTTCGCCGACTTCCTCAACCGCTACAAGTACCTGACCCTCGTCGCGCGCCACGACCACAACCTGGTGCGCGAGGTGGACCAGTTGCGCTACCAGCTCACGCTTCGCGACACCGAGCTGAAGCGCGCCCTGTCCGACATCGAGTACCTGCGCAACGAGCGCGAGCAGGAGCACGCGCAGCTGCAGGGGCTGGCGCAGGACCACGTGGGCAACCTGAACGACCTGCGCCTCACCGAGCGCTCCACGGTGCAGCACGCGCAGGAGCTCGCGGCAGACGAGCGGCGGCTGACGAGCCTCATCTCCACGCTGGAGCGCCGCCGCGTGGATGGCGAGCGCGCCGCAGCAGCCGCCCGCGCCCGCGTGGCCGCGAGCCCCACGGCGCCCCCGGCCGTGCGAGCCGCGGCAGCCGCGCCGCCGCCCGTCGCCTCCTCGCTCACGCCATCCGACGTCGGCAACCTCGGCTGGCCGGTGGGCGGACGCGTGCTGTATCGCTTCGGCCGGGCGCCGCAGACGAACGGGACGGTGCTGCGGTACAACGGCGTGGGCATCGCCGCGCCCGCCGGCACCGCGGTCCGCGCGGTCGAGTCCGGCACCGTGGTGATGGCCGGCGCGTTCGAGGGCTACGGGCCCACGGTCGTGGTCAGCCACGGCGGCGGCTACTACTCGCTCTACCTCTACCTGCGCGACGTGAGCGTCCGCCAGGGCGTGCAGGTGGCGCGCGGGCAGGTCGTGGGCAGCGTGGGCGGCGCATCGACGCCACAGGGTTCCCACATCGAGTTCCAGATCCGCTCCCCCGGCGGCCAGGCGGTCGACCCGCTCACCTGGCTCCGCTCCGGCGGCGGATGA
- a CDS encoding permease-like cell division protein FtsX, which translates to MPYSLREALAAFRRSPLLTALSVIAIGFSLFVVGLFGLTAFNIRRAIEKVEEKVEVVAYLDDDATDAQLALAQQEIKALPEVLEVRYVSKTEALATAMREMEEFRDVYSDLETNPLPASLEIRLKPGMRTPVAVAGVARQLRAYPFVEDVRYGRDWLDKIFLARKLLGGAASVIGGAFALVAAIVIATAVRIAVFARREEISIMRLVGATDGFVQRPFLLEGLMTGLLGGTLAVVLTYVAFRILDAAMFRIDWLPGAWVLGVVAVGTVFGFLSSAVAVRRHLRAV; encoded by the coding sequence GCTCACCGCGCTGTCGGTGATCGCCATCGGCTTCTCGCTCTTCGTGGTGGGCCTGTTCGGGCTGACCGCCTTCAACATCCGCCGCGCGATCGAGAAGGTGGAGGAGAAGGTGGAGGTCGTGGCCTACCTGGACGACGACGCCACCGACGCGCAGCTCGCCCTGGCCCAGCAGGAGATCAAGGCGCTGCCTGAGGTCCTCGAGGTGCGCTACGTCTCCAAGACCGAGGCGCTGGCGACGGCCATGCGCGAGATGGAGGAGTTCCGCGACGTCTATTCGGACCTGGAGACGAACCCGCTCCCCGCGTCGCTCGAGATCCGCCTGAAGCCGGGGATGCGCACGCCCGTCGCGGTGGCGGGCGTGGCGCGCCAGCTCCGCGCGTACCCGTTCGTGGAGGACGTGCGCTACGGACGCGACTGGCTGGACAAGATCTTCCTCGCCCGCAAGCTGCTGGGCGGCGCGGCCAGCGTGATCGGCGGCGCGTTCGCGCTGGTGGCGGCCATCGTGATCGCGACGGCGGTGCGCATCGCCGTGTTCGCGCGGCGCGAGGAGATCTCCATCATGCGGCTGGTGGGCGCGACCGACGGGTTCGTGCAGCGGCCCTTCCTGCTGGAGGGGCTGATGACGGGGCTGCTGGGCGGCACGCTGGCGGTGGTGCTCACGTACGTCGCGTTCCGCATCCTGGACGCGGCGATGTTCCGCATCGACTGGCTTCCCGGCGCGTGGGTGCTGGGGGTGGTGGCGGTGGGTACGGTGTTCGGGTTCCTCAGCAGCGCGGTGGCCGTTCGCCGCCACCTGCGGGCGGTCTGA